TCCCGGGAATTGTTCCTGCGGACGGGGTATGGGTCTGATGAGGTCCAGGCGGCGGTGGCGGGACTTGATTTGGATTAGTTCGCTGTACGGAAAACGACTGAAACGGATTCGGTAACAAATCTCATCAGGACGCTGACGAGAGCTGACCGCCTGTCTGGCGAACACGCTCAAGCACCGCAGAAGCCCCACCAGAATCGACTTCTGGTGGGGCTTCTCGGGCTTGTGACGGCAGTAGTTGACGGCAACGTCAGCGGACGGGCGCTGCGCAGAGCGGTGGTTCGTCGCTGTCCCCGGGGTTGCGGAGGGTGCGTCCGAGGAGGTCGATAGCGTCGCGCTGAAGACGGAGCCGGACGTGGGCGTAAACGGTGGCCGTGACGCCGATGTGGGCGTGGCCGAGGAGTTCCTTGATCACGACGAGTTCCACCCCCTGTTCCAGGAGGAGGGTCGCGGTCGAGTGGCGAAGGTCGTGGAAGCGGATGCGGCGGAGTCCGGCCCGGTCGAGCAGAGCGGTGAAGTGGCGGGTGAGGGTGGCTCCTTCGATCGGGGTGCCGTCGGGCCGGGTGAACACGTAGCCGCTGTCCTGCCAGGCTGTCCCTGTCGCATCGCGCTCCCCACGCTGACGGGTGCGGTGCTGTTCCAGGGAGCGCAGGCACGGCGTCGGCAGCGCGATGCGTCGTTCGGAGCTTTGGGTCTTGGTCGGGAGTGCGGTCAGGCCACCGGAGTTGGTGCGCTGGAGTGTGCGGCGGATGCTGGCGGTTCCACCGGCCAAGTCGAGGTCCTCCCAGCGCAGGCCGAGGAGTTCGCCCTTCCGGAGGCCGGTGCGCAGGGCGAGCTCGAACAGCGCCTGCAGCCGGTGACCGCTGGCGGCGGTCAGGAACTCGCGTGCTTCTTCGGCGGTGAGAGGTTCGAAGCGGCGGGGTCGGGGTGAGCCGGAGCGGACGTTGCGGGCGACGTTGCGCGGGATCTCCTCCTCGCGTACCGCGTGCTCCAGGGCGGACTTGAGCACGGAGTGGACGTAGGCGAGTGTCAGCGGCGAGAGCCGCCTGGAGCAGCACTTTCCGGCGGCGCAGCAGCGGGGCTCATCGCGGGCGGTGTCGAGGCCACGGGTGCAGCACTGACAGGTGGTGCGGAGCTGGTTGAGCCAGGTGCGGACGTCCTTGGCGGTGAGCTTGGCCAGCTTCTTCCGCCCGAGGCCGGGGATGAGGTAGAGCCGGGCGACGGCGGTGTAGCGGGTGTGGGTGTTCTCACGGAGCTGGTGAACAGCGACGTTCTCCAGCCAGTACGTCAGGTACGCAGCCAGGCTGCCCTGCGCGGAGGGGACGGGGAGTCCGCGGTTGCTGGCAGCGATCTTCTCGGTGAGCTTGGCCAGCGCTTCCTTGCGGGTGCTGCCGTAGACGCGGACGCGCTTGCGCGTGTTGCCGGGGGCGAGGACGTATCCAGCGGCCTCCCAACGGCTGTCCTTGCGCTGGTACACGGTTCCGTCGCCGTTCGCACGGCTGCGGCGGGAGACGGGGTTGTCGCGGGGCGTGGTCATCAGGCGGCGGCTTCCTGGTCGAGGCGGGTGCGGATGAAGTCGGTCAGGGCGTGGGTGGGGATGCGGCGGGCGCGGCCGAGGGTGATCGAGGCGAGCTGGCGGGTGCGGAGCAGGTCGTAGACGGCCGAGCGGCCCAGCTGGAGGCTTGCCATGACCTGCGGAACTGTCAGCAACTCCTCCGGCGTGCTGGGCCCCTGGTGGGGTGCGGTGGGTGCCTGCATGGTCATCAGCAACCCCCTTCGGTGATGAACTGCCGTGCGAGTTCCCTGCGGTGCCAGACGACGGCGGCGAGGAGCGCGGCGCCGGGGCTGTAGCCGGTGCCGAGGTAGGCCCAGTGGACGACGACGAGCGTGGTGTCCGGCTCGGGCTCGGGCAGGCCGGCGTAGACACGGGACTGGTCGGTGCGCCAGGCGCGGCGGGCGGCGCGCAGCGCGCCGAGGGTCGTGGAGTAGCTGCGGGACTTGGTGGAGAAGTGGCCCCGGAAGCCCAGCATGTGCGCCCACTTCCAGAGCTTCAGATCGGCGAACTCCGGTAGCTTGCCCAGCTCCCAGCAGGTGCGGATCATCTGCCGTACGTGGCGGGCGACGGCGAGGCGCGGCAGGGGCCGGGCCTGTCCAGTTCCGTCGCAGGCGGTGCAGGGGAGCGGAGTCCCGTGAGGCAGCACGGTGGCGCCGCGTCCCTGGCAGGGACGGCAGAACAGGGCGCGGTCGAGGGCGCCGGAGGCGTCGGCGGACTTGGTGGCGTACTTCGCCACGTAGGCGGCCACGGCCTGATCGGTGAGTTCGGCGTCGGTGCCGAAGGCGGCGATCTCGCGTACGTCGAGCCCCGGCTAGGGAGTTTCCAACTGGACGAGATCCTGCCGCACCCGGCCGGATTCACCCATGAAATCGCGTTTACGAACGGCTCCCTCTTCGTCGTCGCCGGCGATTTGGCGGCGACATGGGAAGAGGGGGGCCTGCGTAGAAGGAGGTAGCGGCGGGCTCCTCGGGCGGTGCGCCGCGGTGACCGAGGCCGCGTCGTTGGTGCGTCTTCGGTGGTTACGCCGCGCGGCTAATCGTCACCTCACGCGCTGGGTGTGCGGGGCCCGCCGGTCTTTATGTGGTGGAGGAGGTGGGCGAGGGGGGGCGGCGTTGTGGTGAGGATGGCGGCGGGGTCGTCGCTTTCGCGCAGGTGCAGGGCGGTCGGGGTGGCGGTGAGTTCGACGCAGGTGTTTCCCTCGCCTCCCTCCGAGAAGGAGGACTTCTGCCAGTGGGCGGGCGTGGCGGCGAGTTCGAGGCAGTTGTTGCCGTCGGCGCCGCCTGAGAAGGACGACTTCTGCCAGTTGCCGGGGGTGGTCACGACGCTCCTCACAGTTCCTTCGCAAGCCTGTGGATGAAGTCACGCGAACGTGCGGGTTCGAGTGATACCGCCTCCACCTTACGGAAGAGCGTTCGAAAGGCGCCGAGTTGGGATTCGGAGTCGATGAAGGCGGTGCCGTGGGCTGTGTCGCGAAGCGCGGTGTCCAGTTTGGGTACCGCGCCACCCGCGTACGTCATGGCGCTCCAGGCTCCGCCGAAGTCGTCCAAGTCGAAGGGGATGACGCGCACCGTGATGTGGTCCGCTTCGGAGAGTTCCAGGATGCGGGTCAGTTGAGTTCGTGTGGCGCTTCGGTTGCCGACACGGATACGCAGAGCCGCCTCGTGGATCACTGCTTCGTACGGGATGAGGGCCGGGCCCGTGATGATCACCTTGCGTTCCATGCGGTGGCTTACTCGCAACGCCAAGTCGTTGTCGGGGAGTTCGGGGACGCGGTACGAGAAGATGCCGCGAGCGTAGTCCTCCGTCTGAAAGAGGCCGGGGACATGCAGGAACTCGACGTCGAAACGGTACGTGGCGTGGTGCTCCAACTCGGCGATGTCCAGAAACGGAACTGGCAGCAGGCCCTGATACTTCTCCCACCAGCCGCGGGTCCGGTCCGTAGCCATCGCTACCATGGCCTCGGTCAACTCCTCGTCCGTGCAGGCGTAATTGGCAGCGAGCCGGCGAACGGTGTTCTCGCTCATGCCTACGACCCCGGACTCGATCTGGCTCAACCGGGCCGAGTCCGTTCCCAGAGCCGCGGCGGCTTCGCGTCCCTTGAGCCCTGCGGCCTCGCGCAGTTTCTGCAGCTCGGCGCCGAGACGCATCTGGCGCGCGGTGGGTTGCCGCCTGCGGGCCATGGATTCCTCCTCGTCTCAACGGCCTTGGAACGGTGACTCGTTCGGGGGCAGATTATGGCAGCGGGTTGCGCGAGACCAATTTTGGTCTCTACCGTCAGTGACGCGACGCACACGCTGCGGAACGTCGGGATTCCCGGAAGCGCACCACTCCGTCCTGCCAGGACGGCTGTGACACTGCCACTGCCCGGGCCCGCCGCGAACTCTCAACCCCCCACTCCTGGATCGGAGTTCACCCATGCCCAAAACCGAACCCTGGGAATACGTGCTCCACATCCCCCATGACGTCCGAGCGGTCACCGTCTGCCGCCGTACCGTCCGCTTGGTCCTCACGATGCACGGCCTGATCCGCCTGGCGGACGTCGCCGAGTTGCTGGCGGCGGAGCTGGTCTCCAATGCCGTACGGCATACGAAGGGCCCGGCGGCTCTGCGGCTGCACTGGCGGGACGGCGTCCTGCGTATCGGTGCGTGGGACGCGAGCCCGGTGCCGCCGCCGTACGACCTGACGGTTGCCTCCGACGCGGAGACGGGCCGCGGGCTCGGGCTCGTCCGGGCCTGCGCCGACGACTGGGGCTGGCATCCGCTGCGGCAGGGTGGTGACTGCGGCAAGTACGTGTGGTGCGACCTGTCCGCGGCGTAGGGGCCAGTGCTGGCCGTGGCCGGGTGGCGCCCGGACGTGAACAGCTCTCGGTGGGCCGAGATGGTCCATGCCGTGCGCGCCGAACATATGCCCGACGCGGAAGACCTGTTCGCCGAAGAGTGACAGATCCGGCCGAGCTGTTCACGGCTGAACGGATCTGAAGAGCCGTACGGGGGCCGCAGTCCCCTCAAGAACTCCGGCCCCGCTCGCAGCAGTCACCCCGAGGGTGGCGGCTGCTGCTCCTCCCCCTCCTCCGGCATCGGCGCCGGTGTCAGTGGTCGTAGCCACAGCCATGCCAGGAAGAACAGCCCCAGGGCGAGCATGCCCAGGCCCGTCCAGAGGTTGATGTTGATGCCCTCGGCCTTGTCGAGGTTGGCGTCGGAGACGGTGATGCCGGCGATCGTGACGATGATGCCGTAGAGGACGAACAGGGCGCCGATGATGCGGCGGATGTCGAAGAGGCGGGCGGCGGTCGCGGACTTGTGCTCCAGTTCCGTGACCGCGCGCTGGACGTCGCGCTCCGAGTACTCGGACATGGTCCGTCAGTCCTCCCTTGTGAGAAGCCGTGAGAAGCCGTGAGAAGCCGTCAGAAGTCGTCGGAAGTTGGCGGAAGGCGTCAGAGCGAGAACGAGAACGGGATGTAGCACGCCGCCGCCAGGATCACCGCCCCCCAGCCCAGCAGCGCCGGCTTGCGGTACCACGCGTCGTCGCCGGCGGCGGGCGGTTCGGCCATGCCGGGTGAGCGTGTGCCGTACACCAGGCCCTGGAGGTCCTCCTCCGGCTTCGGGGCGGTGAAGAGCGAGACCGCGACCATGACCACCGCGCCGGCTACGAAGCCCGCGATGGCCGAGACGAAGTTGGCGCCCTGGTCGGAGGGGATGCCGATGATGCCCTGCCGGTAGAACACGAAGTAATTCACCATCGCGGCCGTCGTGCCGGCCAGCAGCCCCCAGAAGCCCGACTTCATCGACGCCCGCCTCCAGAACATGCCGATGATGAAGACCACGAACATCGGCACGTTGAAGAAGGAGAAGAGGGCCTGCAGGTAGGCCATGATGTTCGAGAACGACGAGGCCAGGAACGCCGCGCCGATGGACGCGAGGACGCCGATCGCCGTGATCAGGCGGCCGAAGCGTACGTAGTACGAGTCCTCGCGGCCCTTCACCACGTACTTCGCCCAGATGTCGGTCGTGAACACCGTGTTGAAGGACGAGATGTTGGCCGCCATGCCCGCCATGAACGCCGCGAGCAGGCCGGTGACCGCGATGCCGAGGACGCCGTTGGGCAGCAGCGCCTCCATCAGGTACGGGATCGCGTCGTTGTACTGGAGGTCCGAGTCCGCCGTGCCGATCTTCGGGACCAGGACCGCCGCCACCAGGCCCGGGATCATCACCAGGAAGACGATGAAGATCTTCGGGAACGCGGCGATCAGCGGGGTGCGCTGGGCCGCGGACAGGTTCCTCGCGGACAGCGCGCGCTGCACCTCGGCGAAGTTCGTCGTCCAGTAGCCGAAGGACAGCACGAAGCCGAGGCCGAGGACGATCGTCAGCCAGTTCGCGCCCAGCGGGTTGGGGTCGCCGATGCCGGTACCGCCCCACGCGGTGACGAAGTTGTCGCCGTGGGTCGCCGTGAGCGAGTCGGTCAGACCGTCCCAGCCGCCGACCTTCTTCAGGCCGAGTACGGAGATCGGGATGAGCGCGGCGAGGATGACGAAGAACTGCAGCACCTCGTTGTAGATCGCGGACGACAGGCCGCCGAGGGTGATGTACGCGAGCACGAACAGGCCCGCGACGACGATCGCCACCCACTGCGGCCAGCCGAGCAGCGCCTCGACGACGATCGCGAGGGCGTAGAGGTTCACACCGGCGATCAGGATCGCCGCGAAGGCGAACAGGATCGAACTCAGCAGGTGCGCCGCTCTGTCGAAGCGCAGCAGCAGGAACTCCGGGACCGAGCGGACCTTCGAGCCGTAGTAGAAGGGCATCATCACCAGGCCGAGGAAGACCATGGCCGGGATGGCGCCGATCCAGTACCAGTGCACGGTGTAGACGCCGTACTGTGCGCTGTTCGCGGCCATGCCGAGGATCTCGGTGGCGCCCAGGTTGGCGGCGATGAACGCGAGCCCGGTGACCCAGGCGGGCAGCGAGCGCCCGGAGAGGAAGAAGTCGAGGCTTGTCTTGACGGACCGGCGTGCGGCGAAGCCGATGCCGAGGACGACGGCGAAGTAGATGCCGAGGATCGTGTAGTCGAGCCAGTTCGTGGGGAGCCGGAGCTCGGCGGCGAGGTGGGGCGGGAACCCGTCCGCCGGGTAGGTCCTGGCTCCCTCGGCCAGGTAGCTCCGGGCCCCGTCTGCCAGATACGTGGGGGTAGGCATGCCGGTATCTATGCCCCACGCGCCCCAGAAGGCTGCCCGTGGTTCACAGACGCCCCCCAAAACCCCACAGGCATTGACGCTACTGTTGCCTTGTGGTTTGTTGTGTTCGGTTATGTTTGAAGAGCCTCCAAGGTTGAAGAACCTGTAAGACTGGGCGCGGATGGGGAGTCCGACTGTGAAGAAGACCTCGACCCGGCTGGCCGACGGTCGTGAGCTCATCTACTACGACTCGCGCGACGACGTCGTGCGCGACGCGGTGGACCGGCGCCCGCTCGACCCGACCGTCACCACCTCCGAGGTGCGCCGCGACCCGCTGCTCGGCGACTCCGTCGCCATCGCCTCGCACCGCCAGGGCCGCACCTACCACCCTCCGGCGGGCGAGTGCCCCCTGTGCCCGTCCTCCGGTGACCGCCTGAGCGAGATCCCGGACTCCTCGTACGACGTCGTGGTCTTCGAGAACCGCTTTCCCTCGCTCGCCGGTGACTCCGGCCGCTGCGAGGTCGTGTGCTTCACCTCCGACCACGACGCGTCCTTCGCCGACCTGAGCGAGGAGCAGGCGGGCCTGGTCCTGGACGCGTGGACGGACCGGACGGCGGAGCTGTCGCACCTCTCCTCCGTCGAACAGGTCTTCTGCTTCGAGAACCGCGGCGCCGAGATCGGCGTCACCCTCGGCCACCCGCACGGCCAGATCTACGCCTACCCCTTCACCACCCCGCGTACGGCGCTGATGCTGCGCTCGCTCGCCGCGCACAAGCAGGCGACCGGCGGCGAGAACCTCTTCGACGAGGTCGTCGCCCGCGAGCTGGCGGACGGCTCCCGGGTCGTCCTGTCGAGTGACCACTGGGTCGCCTTCGTGCCGTACGCCGCGCACTGGCCGTACGAGGTCCACCTCTATCCCCGGCGGCGGGTGCCCGACCTTCTCGGCC
This genomic interval from Streptomyces dengpaensis contains the following:
- a CDS encoding tyrosine-type recombinase/integrase; amino-acid sequence: MTTPRDNPVSRRSRANGDGTVYQRKDSRWEAAGYVLAPGNTRKRVRVYGSTRKEALAKLTEKIAASNRGLPVPSAQGSLAAYLTYWLENVAVHQLRENTHTRYTAVARLYLIPGLGRKKLAKLTAKDVRTWLNQLRTTCQCCTRGLDTARDEPRCCAAGKCCSRRLSPLTLAYVHSVLKSALEHAVREEEIPRNVARNVRSGSPRPRRFEPLTAEEAREFLTAASGHRLQALFELALRTGLRKGELLGLRWEDLDLAGGTASIRRTLQRTNSGGLTALPTKTQSSERRIALPTPCLRSLEQHRTRQRGERDATGTAWQDSGYVFTRPDGTPIEGATLTRHFTALLDRAGLRRIRFHDLRHSTATLLLEQGVELVVIKELLGHAHIGVTATVYAHVRLRLQRDAIDLLGRTLRNPGDSDEPPLCAAPVR
- a CDS encoding helix-turn-helix domain-containing protein → MTMQAPTAPHQGPSTPEELLTVPQVMASLQLGRSAVYDLLRTRQLASITLGRARRIPTHALTDFIRTRLDQEAAA
- a CDS encoding DUF397 domain-containing protein, with amino-acid sequence MTTPGNWQKSSFSGGADGNNCLELAATPAHWQKSSFSEGGEGNTCVELTATPTALHLRESDDPAAILTTTPPPLAHLLHHIKTGGPRTPSA
- a CDS encoding helix-turn-helix domain-containing protein, whose amino-acid sequence is MARRRQPTARQMRLGAELQKLREAAGLKGREAAAALGTDSARLSQIESGVVGMSENTVRRLAANYACTDEELTEAMVAMATDRTRGWWEKYQGLLPVPFLDIAELEHHATYRFDVEFLHVPGLFQTEDYARGIFSYRVPELPDNDLALRVSHRMERKVIITGPALIPYEAVIHEAALRIRVGNRSATRTQLTRILELSEADHITVRVIPFDLDDFGGAWSAMTYAGGAVPKLDTALRDTAHGTAFIDSESQLGAFRTLFRKVEAVSLEPARSRDFIHRLAKEL
- a CDS encoding ATP-binding protein; amino-acid sequence: MPKTEPWEYVLHIPHDVRAVTVCRRTVRLVLTMHGLIRLADVAELLAAELVSNAVRHTKGPAALRLHWRDGVLRIGAWDASPVPPPYDLTVASDAETGRGLGLVRACADDWGWHPLRQGGDCGKYVWCDLSAA
- a CDS encoding sodium:solute symporter family protein; translated protein: MPTPTYLADGARSYLAEGARTYPADGFPPHLAAELRLPTNWLDYTILGIYFAVVLGIGFAARRSVKTSLDFFLSGRSLPAWVTGLAFIAANLGATEILGMAANSAQYGVYTVHWYWIGAIPAMVFLGLVMMPFYYGSKVRSVPEFLLLRFDRAAHLLSSILFAFAAILIAGVNLYALAIVVEALLGWPQWVAIVVAGLFVLAYITLGGLSSAIYNEVLQFFVILAALIPISVLGLKKVGGWDGLTDSLTATHGDNFVTAWGGTGIGDPNPLGANWLTIVLGLGFVLSFGYWTTNFAEVQRALSARNLSAAQRTPLIAAFPKIFIVFLVMIPGLVAAVLVPKIGTADSDLQYNDAIPYLMEALLPNGVLGIAVTGLLAAFMAGMAANISSFNTVFTTDIWAKYVVKGREDSYYVRFGRLITAIGVLASIGAAFLASSFSNIMAYLQALFSFFNVPMFVVFIIGMFWRRASMKSGFWGLLAGTTAAMVNYFVFYRQGIIGIPSDQGANFVSAIAGFVAGAVVMVAVSLFTAPKPEEDLQGLVYGTRSPGMAEPPAAGDDAWYRKPALLGWGAVILAAACYIPFSFSL
- the galT gene encoding galactose-1-phosphate uridylyltransferase, translated to MKKTSTRLADGRELIYYDSRDDVVRDAVDRRPLDPTVTTSEVRRDPLLGDSVAIASHRQGRTYHPPAGECPLCPSSGDRLSEIPDSSYDVVVFENRFPSLAGDSGRCEVVCFTSDHDASFADLSEEQAGLVLDAWTDRTAELSHLSSVEQVFCFENRGAEIGVTLGHPHGQIYAYPFTTPRTALMLRSLAAHKQATGGENLFDEVVARELADGSRVVLSSDHWVAFVPYAAHWPYEVHLYPRRRVPDLLGLDEDARKEFPQVYLELLRRFDRIFGAGEPPTPYIAAWHQAPFGSLEEFESVNRDDFALHLELFTIRRTSGKLKFLAGSESGMNVFINDVPPETAAERLREVASS